A stretch of Anaerobaca lacustris DNA encodes these proteins:
- a CDS encoding anthrax toxin-like adenylyl cyclase domain-containing protein — translation MIRTRRPFVAFYVLVFSILSLRPAYPAQRAIVPDHVPPGLMKDIYLIATPRLARIPDLHGLWDPSFPLAYKTVWQDSGETIMCYGETRAQWPFEYPQYTAKGRPPDQQWHQDRMLKGYYRRGQINVTVRNSQWSSSWANDWQSRAEHHNRTYANETTTIRSMGPAPEIRTEVLPGPRTTHEFKRKSYFGNRFEAEFVVYRDTYRLEEYAAAGVAGGQHWRLQRVVSKDHVNHIRAQVRDTKSPLEILINATSGDGKPVHEALVDEIISILLEAALEASGTPIPREEAAVEERVPIAEEESKPAPPTVEPAPAVERPTATIVALSALDGNPTLHGETGADTRPSVLIRSNLVRNGTTTDGVSALVLRAEVSKDVPVVFLLQDDSLGTLEPLFESRTLSLQGKHYAFVRYVPPDSLARPGTTLPTSTVHPPKQRVGGAHGPECENLIVMAVPYAPDASGGGAQANEAGAKRVSLKLARPPVVLVHGLFSDPVHCWMGRLGEGRSLSVMLEMAGFVPFLVNYARSNGLYTEGESWLDGSARASDFASNWNVVWESPDHDETVEMETRWLRGETGGWLGLDEAPILSAWQKPANLRIGGIRAALDYYRNELNLAVTQADVVGHSMGGLLARVYASESYHPQYRRAENFGRGDIRRLVTLNTPHFGSELAELPAALESGRIGDESLAAWTRRRVAAVLFRGLFANPQAGAIRDLRPGSDALSRIGTTAVPSFAVATSVTHGQLAADRHDTGQTYLMAYSGLGMFFFYNPGLLAAAVEQRVGEWAEAGQWRRDTARDVDGTGPADRPARFDDQAGIREFLHRLQAGIDENVYHWNRYREAEFRETLRRQIDGTELVRFGLYDRSESVGSAWDDFIGAVSQMLVGGNVLKVSSTEIEPDIPHEVVDAIRSLVFNGDPENDGAVRAVSQFGGLPPTATTVFPGVLHSFSPWNLEVQREVVRLLRWEHHRFHPDGFPATAQPMPRWLPTAAFSESRLGGALAIAWAGMVPTHAQQFVAVADRQHIVILARPVNQDATPLIAAGAATKGMAIKGKSSNWGPQRGLIPVDQRFSKIWRTKRDAARDAEIAKYNDLNRKTLEEMTYPEDPEYPQLKDRAFATARDLVVTAAGRPYDVLVDPNEADAEMAVVLHADGRLYNWRTGKDEEFDPNVAPSREIEGEAAQRILANKTPMAVLADGLSDLDPKPYLTADYDLLAIGFFDPDTANAVPDDVKNAEFHELRGFISRRQMHILRMLNEAVRKNAGYTAGNVCHHGPEVQYPGSPYVDYPILVFDPGSPADGDAETFVIHQGPVGFRDIHLKRYFNEKIRDGFNLWPNPVSKGWQWEYYRDYCMDRGYDPRDAPDLKKYVAEQPRPTRGIGSMTSAPPSTTPAGALSVP, via the coding sequence ATGATTCGTACCAGAAGACCGTTCGTAGCATTCTACGTCCTTGTTTTCAGCATCCTTTCGCTGCGACCTGCCTATCCGGCTCAGCGCGCGATCGTTCCCGACCATGTTCCCCCCGGCCTCATGAAAGACATTTATCTGATTGCGACGCCGCGCCTTGCTCGAATACCCGACCTTCACGGCCTCTGGGACCCTTCCTTTCCGCTGGCCTATAAGACGGTGTGGCAGGATTCCGGCGAAACGATCATGTGCTACGGCGAGACGAGGGCGCAGTGGCCCTTTGAATATCCCCAATACACGGCCAAAGGACGGCCGCCCGATCAGCAGTGGCATCAGGACAGGATGCTCAAAGGCTATTATCGACGCGGGCAGATCAACGTTACCGTCCGAAACAGTCAATGGAGCTCATCGTGGGCGAATGACTGGCAGAGCCGGGCGGAACACCATAACCGGACATACGCCAATGAAACGACAACCATCCGTTCCATGGGGCCGGCGCCGGAAATTCGCACCGAGGTGCTTCCCGGACCCAGGACAACCCACGAATTCAAGCGCAAGTCATACTTCGGCAACCGATTCGAAGCGGAGTTCGTAGTCTATCGGGATACCTACCGCCTGGAAGAGTACGCCGCCGCCGGCGTGGCGGGAGGTCAGCACTGGCGACTACAGCGGGTCGTGAGCAAGGATCATGTCAACCATATCCGGGCCCAGGTCAGAGACACCAAGTCTCCTCTTGAGATTCTCATCAACGCGACGAGCGGAGATGGCAAGCCGGTCCATGAAGCGCTTGTGGACGAGATCATCAGCATCCTTCTGGAAGCCGCTCTGGAGGCTTCCGGAACACCGATCCCCCGCGAAGAAGCTGCGGTGGAGGAACGAGTCCCCATCGCCGAGGAAGAGTCAAAGCCGGCCCCTCCCACAGTCGAGCCGGCCCCGGCGGTCGAGCGGCCGACCGCGACCATTGTGGCGCTGAGTGCCTTGGATGGGAATCCGACGTTGCACGGCGAGACGGGAGCGGATACTCGCCCCTCGGTCCTGATTCGCTCGAACCTGGTGCGCAACGGCACGACCACCGATGGCGTCAGTGCTCTGGTTCTGCGAGCCGAAGTCAGCAAAGACGTGCCCGTAGTGTTTCTGCTGCAGGACGACAGCCTCGGTACATTGGAGCCCCTGTTTGAGAGCCGCACGCTGTCACTCCAGGGCAAACACTATGCCTTTGTGCGCTATGTGCCTCCGGACTCTCTGGCAAGGCCGGGCACAACGCTGCCGACATCGACCGTTCATCCGCCGAAGCAACGCGTTGGCGGCGCCCATGGCCCGGAATGTGAAAATCTCATCGTGATGGCCGTGCCCTACGCTCCGGACGCAAGCGGTGGCGGGGCGCAGGCGAACGAAGCCGGCGCGAAACGCGTCTCCCTGAAGCTGGCACGACCTCCCGTGGTCTTGGTTCACGGATTGTTCTCCGACCCGGTGCACTGCTGGATGGGCAGACTGGGCGAAGGCCGAAGCCTGTCGGTGATGCTGGAAATGGCCGGGTTCGTCCCATTCCTCGTAAACTACGCCCGGTCCAACGGTCTCTATACCGAAGGAGAATCGTGGCTGGACGGCAGCGCCCGCGCCAGCGATTTTGCCTCGAACTGGAACGTGGTCTGGGAGAGCCCTGACCATGACGAGACCGTCGAGATGGAGACGCGCTGGCTGCGCGGCGAGACGGGCGGGTGGCTGGGTTTGGACGAAGCACCCATCCTGTCGGCATGGCAGAAACCGGCCAATCTGAGGATCGGGGGCATCCGAGCGGCGCTCGATTACTACCGTAACGAGTTGAACCTGGCTGTCACACAGGCGGATGTGGTCGGCCACAGCATGGGTGGACTGTTGGCCAGGGTGTACGCTTCGGAGTCTTACCATCCACAGTATCGGCGGGCCGAAAATTTTGGCCGTGGCGACATCCGTCGCCTGGTGACGCTGAACACCCCGCATTTTGGCAGCGAACTGGCGGAACTGCCGGCAGCGCTCGAGTCCGGCCGGATCGGCGATGAGTCGCTGGCGGCCTGGACCCGGCGCCGTGTGGCCGCCGTGCTGTTTCGCGGGTTGTTCGCAAACCCGCAAGCCGGCGCCATCCGCGACCTGCGCCCAGGCAGCGATGCGTTGAGCAGAATCGGCACGACCGCCGTACCTTCGTTCGCAGTCGCAACAAGCGTGACGCACGGCCAACTCGCCGCCGACCGGCATGATACAGGTCAGACCTATCTGATGGCCTACTCGGGTCTCGGCATGTTCTTCTTCTACAATCCGGGGCTTCTCGCCGCCGCCGTCGAACAGCGCGTTGGCGAATGGGCCGAAGCGGGGCAGTGGAGGCGAGATACGGCACGAGATGTGGACGGAACCGGACCGGCCGACAGGCCGGCACGCTTCGACGATCAGGCGGGAATCCGTGAATTCCTCCACCGGCTTCAGGCGGGAATCGACGAGAATGTCTACCACTGGAACCGCTACCGAGAGGCCGAATTTCGCGAGACGCTGCGCCGGCAGATTGACGGCACGGAGTTGGTCCGCTTCGGGCTGTACGATCGAAGTGAGTCTGTGGGTTCCGCCTGGGACGATTTCATTGGCGCGGTCAGCCAGATGCTCGTCGGCGGCAACGTGCTGAAAGTCAGCAGCACTGAGATCGAACCGGATATCCCCCATGAAGTGGTGGATGCGATTCGCAGTCTTGTCTTCAATGGCGATCCGGAGAACGACGGCGCGGTGCGGGCGGTCAGTCAGTTCGGCGGCTTGCCCCCGACGGCCACCACGGTATTTCCCGGTGTCCTCCACAGTTTCTCGCCGTGGAACCTGGAGGTGCAACGCGAAGTCGTACGGCTGTTGCGATGGGAACACCACCGCTTTCATCCAGACGGGTTCCCGGCGACGGCACAGCCCATGCCGCGTTGGCTGCCGACCGCTGCGTTCAGCGAATCCCGGCTCGGCGGCGCACTGGCGATTGCCTGGGCCGGCATGGTCCCGACTCACGCGCAGCAGTTTGTGGCGGTGGCCGATCGACAGCACATCGTGATCCTGGCGCGTCCCGTGAACCAGGATGCGACCCCATTGATTGCCGCGGGAGCGGCCACCAAGGGCATGGCCATCAAGGGCAAATCGTCCAACTGGGGCCCGCAGCGTGGCTTGATCCCCGTCGATCAACGCTTCAGCAAGATCTGGCGTACCAAAAGGGACGCAGCCCGGGACGCGGAGATTGCCAAGTACAATGACCTGAACAGAAAGACCCTGGAGGAGATGACATATCCGGAAGATCCTGAATACCCGCAATTGAAGGACCGCGCCTTTGCCACGGCCCGGGACCTCGTGGTGACCGCCGCTGGCCGGCCCTATGATGTCCTGGTCGATCCGAACGAGGCCGACGCAGAAATGGCAGTGGTCTTGCACGCTGACGGCAGGCTGTACAACTGGCGCACAGGTAAGGACGAGGAGTTCGATCCGAACGTTGCGCCCTCGCGCGAGATCGAAGGCGAGGCCGCGCAACGGATCCTCGCCAACAAGACACCTATGGCCGTGCTTGCGGATGGGTTGAGCGATCTGGACCCCAAGCCCTATCTGACCGCTGATTATGATCTGCTTGCGATCGGTTTCTTCGATCCGGACACAGCCAACGCTGTGCCTGACGACGTGAAGAACGCCGAGTTTCACGAACTGCGCGGTTTCATCTCGCGCCGGCAGATGCACATTCTGCGAATGCTCAACGAGGCCGTCCGCAAGAACGCGGGCTACACGGCCGGCAACGTCTGCCACCACGGCCCCGAAGTGCAGTATCCCGGTTCGCCCTACGTGGATTACCCGATCCTGGTGTTCGACCCTGGTTCCCCGGCTGACGGCGACGCGGAGACGTTTGTCATCCACCAAGGCCCGGTCGGCTTCCGCGATATCCATCTCAAGCGATACTTCAACGAGAAGATCCGGGACGGATTCAACCTCTGGCCGAAC
- a CDS encoding formylglycine-generating enzyme family protein: MVFIPPGEFVMGSPSTEPGRYRGEGPQHCVTLTKGFYLGVYEITQSQWRAVMGDNPSHFQGDDLPVENVSWEDAVAFCRKLSEQEGVEYRLPTEAEWEYACRAGSSTRYHSGDSDSDLGDYAWYHANSNRRTQPVGRKKPNAWGLHDMHGNVWEWCQDRYVAYPRHSVTDPLGVASGADRAFRGGSWQSIARDCRSACRLWITLGYRDNAMGFRLARTAMSRP, translated from the coding sequence ATGGTTTTCATCCCGCCGGGCGAGTTCGTGATGGGCAGTCCATCGACTGAGCCTGGTCGTTATAGGGGGGAGGGACCCCAACATTGTGTGACTCTGACCAAGGGCTTCTACCTGGGAGTGTACGAGATCACCCAGTCGCAGTGGCGTGCGGTGATGGGTGACAATCCAAGTCACTTCCAAGGGGATGATCTGCCTGTCGAGAATGTTTCATGGGAGGATGCGGTTGCGTTCTGTCGGAAGCTCAGCGAGCAGGAGGGGGTGGAATATCGTCTACCGACCGAGGCGGAGTGGGAGTACGCATGCCGCGCTGGCAGTTCGACTCGCTACCATTCAGGGGACAGCGACTCGGATCTGGGCGACTATGCCTGGTATCATGCGAATAGCAACCGGCGGACACAGCCGGTCGGTCGCAAGAAGCCGAATGCGTGGGGCTTGCATGACATGCACGGGAATGTATGGGAGTGGTGTCAGGACCGGTATGTTGCATACCCGAGGCATTCCGTGACAGACCCGCTTGGTGTTGCCTCAGGCGCCGACCGCGCTTTCCGTGGGGGCAGTTGGCAGAGCATCGCCAGGGACTGCCGGTCGGCGTGTCGCCTCTGGATTACACTCGGTTATCGTGATAACGCTATGGGCTTTCGCCTCGCGAGGACCGCGATGTCCCGCCCCTGA